In one Trichosurus vulpecula isolate mTriVul1 chromosome 8, mTriVul1.pri, whole genome shotgun sequence genomic region, the following are encoded:
- the POLR2M gene encoding protein GRINL1A, with the protein MSLAPPGSAEDLRKRSLGELREMLGRQEKLLRNEKFICSLPDGGKKILDFVERVKLAIATHEELRRTNSLDFDSEQTVAHEIISLGLDKPWTPDQRRETSSVLDSSLAVISSSSKIASRNQGIESTMERPVPISYDDSRESEGDTGWNKRMCNNNKAVVALPSETNEQSHQLGFLNRERDVSGSTDDMFIDSLQRITINDDENEPEEDTNMDHFCSFHSNTPKKPHYMEVLEMRAKNPIPPHNKFRTNLLPSESHDSPSHSPQRKASPVSVEERRRRDKKHLDDITAARLPPLHHMPTQLLSMEESLVIQKQQKQNYEEIQAKLAAQKLAERLNIKMQSYNPEGDASVKYREVRDEDDYHSSED; encoded by the exons ATGTCGTTGGCGCCGCCCGGGAGCGCCGAGGACCTCCGGAAGCGGAGCCTGGGGGAGCTTCGGGAGATGCTGGGGCGCCAGGAGAAGCTGCTGCGGAACGA AAAATTCATTTGCAGTTTGCCAGATGGAGGAAAGAAGATCTTGGACTTTGTTGAGAGAGTGAAATTAGCCATTGCAACACATGAAGAGCTCAGAAGAACTAACAGCTTGGATTTTGATTCAGAGCAAACTGTGGCACATGAAATAATTAGTTTAGGTCTGGATAAGCCATGGACTCCTGACCAGAGGAGGGAAACTTCATCAGTTCTTGATTCTTCCCTTGCGGTTATAAGCAGCTCATCTAAAATTGCCTCAAGAAACCAGGGAATTGAATCTACCATGGAAAGACCTGTTCCCATAAGTTATGATGACTCCAGAGAGTCAGAAGGTGACACAGGGTGGAACAAGCGGATGTGTAATAACAATAAAGCTGTTGTAGCTTTGCCATCAGAAACAAATGAGCAGTCCCACCAACTTGGTTTTCTAAATCGTGAAAGAGATGTTTCAGGGAGCACTGATGACATGTTTATTGATAGTTTACAAAGGATCACAATTAATGATGACGAAAACGAACCAGAAGAAGACACAAACATGGATCACTTTTGTAGTTTTCACAGTAACACACCCAAAAAACCTCATTACATGGAAGTGCTGGAAATGAGAGCAAAGAATCCAATCCCTCCCCACAATAAATTTAGAACTAACCT GTTACCTTCAGAATCTCATGACTCACCTAGTCATTCCCCACAGAGAAAAGCATCTCCAGTTTCAGTGGAAGAAAGGAGGCGTAGGGATAAGAAGCACTTGGATGACATCACAGCAGCCCGGCTGCCACCACTTCACCACATGCCTACGCAGTTGCTATCTATGGAAGAATCTTTAGTAATTCAGAAACAGCAAAAACAGAATTATGAG gaaattCAAGCCAAGCTTGCTGCACAAAAACTAGCTGAAAGACTGAATATTAAAATGCAGAGTTATAATCCTGAAGGTGATGCATCAGTGAAATACAGAGAAGTGAGGGATGAAGATGATTATCATTCTTCTGAGGATTGA